In Solenopsis invicta isolate M01_SB chromosome 1, UNIL_Sinv_3.0, whole genome shotgun sequence, one genomic interval encodes:
- the LOC105202110 gene encoding mucin-17 isoform X3 gives MARTFLLSLVVALLLVFAVTEASRGQNNQTDGQKIQNRGARRFNSKSTTESSTLSALETKSPRNKSSRSETASVLENHETNLTREGSIRTRSKLKQSQAGVVSATTSRTSSRHLNTSADNSRNRPKSHATQTLREEITRDAHGDNKENVPEPQTPKRLTASRRTLDVSPVRVDDTKLDHEAFTKAPDLLRSKTGRKLYVNHPRESKREVISSRKPLENENVEKAESPTSELGKEQLARLEISKAENVASKVNAMRRIDTQSANSSSNRKDEPKDVLLSASESVRVDIPLRVGENGEDLTFATTISSVSSRQASRSVKEKVESNDIARSSAKKSRQSDRPNSRNRSKTRDLNLETANPGGTSRRGSSKFGDTATAETSERTNNSRHRSNAKSSRGRSGNRSKDASTTEARSSGRQRNADTDSETNANRRTETRRKDRMSEGKRRSKDGRSKAAEVKVDEQDIRTQSRSRSRVATSNLDVTTVYVPKTTIFESTTIPFVDKEITTLGSATIRPSTTAQISSSTERVSRNKGRDRGESSRVKKPPKEDFFNHGLGFRGRKSSTERSPPIVAEPTTTPKSETQGNPGWTLRRRPSHVNHDVSSSTTFTPINRDQTNEIILPNDSPRSTETPLNTAKPGRRGTKRPKVKDESNTVSGVAAKSVTRGSTTFNKSDSFSLPKGVEPESDNYPPAFRARLSQLKNSNSKLTEGKATTKTSLQATKPSLASLFSERSKMKLELARRLIKPELNVDENDFDVTTTAYSDNSKAKEVSTVSESRTIEKTTKTTSKLIGPRATHESSTTANVPKGKPSVRGRWKLLQTRKLPKDRNVEAPFRSATTATIKKDRVTSERAVTSSFVDETTTRSVAEFNVIPRLITVSHRGAVPREETTTIRGRSSTSTTREETLANTVDAIEDNSIVTTIQSLKFDKAETTTATESKVYPTEFFQEVTLPPTVPTPGSMLSTPTSEKLYPVYIPDAKEFDLSDDEKKTTTPSDTSKNSVRPRYTKQQQPDKVAVSMVTSRTAGPTSRYIRKKTGVFTPYDSISKTSSTEVAPTQTKRREFRPRTSTYRRHSEMPTSQVAIQQPPTVEQTTAGVTITPKPTKFHAQLVTPSPRPTFSEPLVSVRIDTSNDTTPRASGIIGNSNGNSGNSNIFNPTKSTYLSTNTTTLLEQLRSTVAPLLNNLGDRTPIFSGAYSNVNTANSAPRITPNGSPPRFSARYKGAELFVRKPSIGQAVVPSITTSSTTASTPIENSGLAPPVDINSPGEPRFVTFYQALESASIRNENLGVDDVSQRQTLTGVVTKVDPNATVPNGAGNDIANNNDTIASITATTTFSPDTTTVDTTTAIQSADNSLASRLGAENNTDGSPETDTTTIQTPVNPGTNEGETTRVPISESPGTTVPVNTIIPLSDTNVPGTTEPFTTTEIATSTSVADVTLTALSSTEPVDTSTNVASLPITERLNMNVPMLASQNLQTANDTTLPSSITVTPEATTMPTMNDKSESIENTVQPEKTTMITTDAVEDIETNTVQQSDATVPSQTTEITSTIEPTTTEEISNDIIEVRGTVTPVFTSTYRTRLINYAQNILSSLSEEGFSTVRTPVQRPTATTTVFPELSNAIPDSSPTNTESPTQPEETTTVWEAGLGNVESTVPPDVELIPINGPEVTTRNTTGLDAAPQSNGQETNARNTLDSSTTRQTLLNVVDNELNVTSDPEPTTTMTTQSTRALPTDEEVTITTTPTPISRLVDSVMENDSRSSNDTLLTELMTIAKTLFTEVMNDTRPDGTVGNDNKNRSVSISTGTLEATTTPSEFSKPLENVTEFIDVTTSVVDLSENEREDNSTRGPIVDSKISLMESNTRPADIDDTMATTTAQGTAGSRIIQPEQTTETIITTTITIPTITASSTAPTTNSNTSPAPSTDATTIPSSSVEPTVATMTTMTTTISTTTFPTTSKESELATTVGPMSEMTATTIDINENLVSTETTTDTSTTRGTTVASTEVDDLNATSNNGEAVTTTTTTTTSATPSTNMSTTIPTTTTSTTARITVLNRVLPSPAFTPFDVSNTGTPYLGRFGGNQIMPDQKLNPTKAPIRDYLIYGIYPNKTIVRKRPEDNLIDGRNVNSPYVIFGIYPDGRLVRKFPNGTIIPDSPRNPVEVVFTLRTSTTTNRPAPRPYYYNQANQAGIYNNQYQAPVYYNNGRPLDELTGGAQSPGPLDFGLIGNAIGVTPGGPNFAGPLGPPASVSNANKMSDILLNTQMGTLPNAPFGNLQTPSNGQVGPIGPSIIQDYERNEGSRTRVTSDQRSSVYIGQDKFINYQIDGAPVVNPKVVDVRINSVATSMNEGTASSTASNPSFANLLNNQSGGGVITAPPGFPWRDPLDQIFGITTNSPIQTASVASNQLDDSTGSNIPIMSRPVNSLVEIFTPVVNSATPTSTTTTATTTPTTTASTTTPTTTTTASTTTPTTTTTTASTTTPTTTASTTTPTTTASTTTPITTSSTTTPATTSTTTSTTTTPAPTTTSSTTTAATTTTTTTTTTTTTTTTTTSTTTPATTRQTTITATSPRTVPSSTASTISANNVLSRLQASNTMENPFGTTFGDLAFLNSLLQNNDVKTTTTTKTLSEVEQLLANRILSLALANPGPTRSPKAIQTASANVNAIKNHPSSGPIIIDLLPLTSPSSIISSTSPTKRYSETIASTTPVTRAPVVITAKPKTTAKPKPKATTPRPIIGFGQGLWRTLLNNFFEATTAASATKTPKTPRQKPAVKTTTQKNHIISTIKSPTTPRNIDISDIHVASSTSLADAIISASTPSTISTTLLNNPNPRVRDVSTSTYSPEDDAKFLAALLQAVQTETKPSTTTNTARLSDDDEAFLRAILSNQATISTTTPSSAEVNPAALLALLLKQQGIEPTTPATNLREQLQLSSLGLVTPETTSTTTNRPVSTARQVVRPRPTARPPPLETTTWSPSSTYPPPLFGGSGSSANSGLATATRAIGRFLGAAISGAAQQLQSFLRNSTRSGAG, from the exons atggCGAGGACATTTTTGTTGAGCTTGGTAGTGGCGTTGCTGCTGGTCTTTGCTGTTACCGAAGCTTCTCGTGGACAGAATAATCAG ACGGATGGACAGAAAATACAGAATCGTGGTGCCAGGCGATTTAATTCTAAATCGACGACGGAATCGAGTACTCTTTCTGCATTAGAAACCAAGTCACCCCGCAATAAGAGTTCCCGTTCAGAAACAGCTTCCGTCTTAGAAAACCATGAAACGAATTTGACGCGAGAAGGTTCGATTAGAACGCGATCAAAGTTGAAGCAGTCGCAGGCGGGAGTTGTTTCCGCCACAACATCACGGACAAGTTCGAGGCATTTGAACACCAGCGCCGATAACTCACGAAATCGTCCAAAGTCGCACGCCACACAGACTCTTAGAGAAGAAATAACGAGGGATGCGCACGGCGACAACAAAGAGAACGTGCCTGAGCCGCAAACGCCGAAACGATTGACAGCTTCCCGAAGAACATTGGACGTATCCCCCGTCCGGGTGGACGATACGAAGTTGGATCACGAAGCGTTCACGAAGGCACCTGATCTCTTGAGATCAAAAACGGGAAGAAAACTTTATGTTAATCATCCGAGAGAATCAAAAAGAGAAGTAATCTCATCTAGAAAACCtttagaaaatgaaaatgtggAGAAAGCCGAAAGTCCGACTAGCGAACTGGGAAAGGAACAATTGGCACGATTGGAAATTTCAAAGGCTGAGAACGTTGCCTCGAAAGTGAACGCGATGAGAAGGATTGATACACAAAGCGCGAACAGTTCCAGCAATCGTAAAGATGAACCGAAAGATGTGTTACTATCCGCTTCCGAGAGCGTAAGAGTGGACATCCCTTTGAGAGTCGGCGAAAATGGCGAAGATTTAACATTCGCCACTACGATTTCGTCCGTATCGTCGAGACAAGCCTCGAGGTCGGTCAAGGAAAAGGTGGAGAGCAACGACATCGCGAGATCGAGCGCGAAGAAGAGCAGACAGTCCGATCGGCCGAACTCTCGCAATAGGTCCAAAACGAGAGATCTTAATCTCGAAACCGCGAATCCCGGAGGTACCTCACGTCGGGGTTCGTCCAAATTCGGCGATACCGCGACTGCGGAgacgagcgaacgaacgaacaaTTCCAGACACAGATCTAACGCGAAGAGCTCGAGAGGCCGTTCCGGCAACAGGTCAAAAGATGCGAGTACGACGGAAGCAAGAAGTAGCGGCAGACAGAGGAATGCAGATACCGATTCTGAGACGAATGCAAACAGACGGACGGAAACACGACGTAAGGACAGAATGTCCGAGGGAAAGCGAAGATCCAAGGATGGTAGATCGAAAGCTGCGGAAGTCAAGGTAGACGAACAAGATATCAGGACGCAATCTAGAAGCCGATCACGTGTAGCTACCAGCAACCTCG acgTTACCACTGTTTATGTTCCGAAAACGACAATCTTCGAATCTACGACCATTCCCTTTGTGGACAAGGAGATTACGACTCTCGGTTCTGCGACGATCAGGCCATCGACAACCGCTCAAATATCCTCTTCAACCGAACGTGTTTCGCGGAACAAGGGAAGAGACAGAGGAGAAAGTTCTCGAGTGAAGAAACCCCCGAAGGAAGATTTCTTCAATCACGGTCTGGGTTTTCGTGGTCGAAAGAGTTCGACCGAGAGATCGCCCCCAATTGTTGCAGAACCGACCACTACGCCTAAAAGCGAAACGCAGGGTAATCCTGGATGGACTCTCAGACGTCGACCTAGTCACGTCAATCATGATGTTTCTTCTTCGACTACATTCACGCCAATTAATCGAGATCAAACCAACGAGATTATCTTGCCCAATGATTCACCGAGGAGCACCGAAACGCCGTTAAATACCGCAAAACCCGGACGAAGAGGCACCAAAAGGCCGAAAGTGAAGGACGAGAGCAATACCGTATCGGGCGTCGCAGCGAAAAGCGTAACAAGGGGCAGTACAACCTTCAACAAATCCGACAGCTTCAGTCTACCCAAGGGAGTAGAACCCGAAAGCGATAATTATCCTCCCGCGTTCCGAGCTAGGTTGTCTCAATTG AAAAATTCCAATTCGAAACTCACCGAAGGAAAAGCTACAACCAAGACCAGCTTGCAG GCCACGAAACCAAGCTTGGCGAGTCTATTCTCCGAAAGATCTAAGATGAAACTGGAGTTGGCCAGAAGATTAATCAAACCCGAATTGAACGTTGACGAGAATGATTTTGATGTAACGACGACCGCTTACTCCGATAATTCGAAAGCGAAGGAAGTTTCGACGGTCAGCGAAAGCAGGACCATAGAGAAAACAACAAAAACAACCAGTAAACTCATCGGCCCTCGTGCCACGCACGAAAGTTCGACTACTGCAAATGTGCCAAAAGGAAAACCCAGCGTGAGAGGCAGATGGAAGCTCTTGCAGACTAGAAAATTACCGAAAGATCGAAATGTCGAAGCTCCGTTTAGATCGGCCACGACCGCCACGATCAAGAAGGACCGAGTGACTTCTGAAAGAGCAGTCACATCTTCGTTCGTGGACGAAACGACGACGAGGAGCGTTGCCGAGTTCAACGTTATACCACGTCTAATTACGGTTTCGCATCGTGGCGCCGTTCCCAGAGAAGAAACGACCACGATAAGAGGCCGATCCTCGACGAGCACCACGCGGGAGGAGACGTTGGCTAACACGGTGGACGCTATAGAGGACAACAGCATCGTTACAACCATCCAATCGCTCAAGTTCGATAAAGCTGAAACGACTACTGCAACGGAATCTAAAGTTTACCCTACGGAATTTTTTCAAGAGGTGACCCTACCACCGACCGTCCCCACGCCGGGCAGTATGCTTTCGACGCCGACGTCAGAAAAACTGTATCCCGTTTATATTCCTGATGCAAAAGAGTTCGATTTGTCTGACGATGAAAAGAAAACGACAACCCCGAGCGACACGAGTAAAAACAGCGTCCGACCTCGTTACACGAAGCAACAGCAACCGGATAAGGTGGCGGTTTCTATGGTGACGTCGAGAACCGCCGGGCCCACCAGCAGATACATCCGGAAGAAAACCGGCGTCTTCACGCCGTACGACTCCATTTCCAAGACGTCCAGTACGGAGGTAGCGCCTACGCAGACGAAGCGACGAGAATTCCGTCCTCGAACGTCGACTTACAGAAGGCATTCCGAGATGCCGACGAGCCAGGTGGCGATCCAGCAGCCACCGACGGTCGAACAGACGACCGCCGGCGTAACCATCACCCCAAAGCCGACCAAGTTTCACGCTCAACTCGTCACGCCGAGCCCTCGTCCCACGTTCTCCGAACCACTCGTCAGCGTGAGGATCGACACCTCGAACGACACCACTCCGCGAGCGTCCGGTATCATCGGAAATAGCAACGGTAACAGCGGCAACTCGAACATCTTCAACCCCACTAAAAGTACGTATCTCAGCACGAACACCACCACGCTGCTGGAGCAACTGCGGAGCACCGTGGCACCGCTCTTGAACAACTTGGGTGACAGGACTCCTATCTTCTCCGGAGCCTATTCTAATGTAAATACCGCG AATTCAGCCCCCAGGATAACGCCTAATGGTTCCCCGCCGAGATTCAGCGCGAGATACAAGGGAGCAGAATTGTTCGTAAGAAAACCGTCCATTGGTCAAGCTGTGGTGCCATCGATCACGACATCGTCGACAACGGCCTCGACACCGATAGAG AATTCTGGTTTGGCACCGCCCGTTGACATCAACAGCCCCGGCGAGCCCAGATTCGTCACTTTTTATCAGGCGTTAGAGTCGGCTAGCATAAGAAACGAGAATCTGGGTGTGGATGATGTGTCCCAGCGGCAAACACTAACTGGCGTGGTAACGAAGGTAGACCCTAACGCTACTGTACCTAACGGCGCCGGTAACGACATTGCTAACAACAATGACACCATCGCATCAATCACCGCGACTACTACATTCTCCCCAGATACCACTACCGTAGACACTACTACCGCCATTCAGTCGGCAGACAATTCGCTCGCTTCGAGATTAGGTGCGGAGAATAATACTGACGGTAGTCCAGAAACCGACACAACTACGATACAAACCCCCGTAAATCCGGGCACGAACGAAGGAGAAACGACTCGTGTTCCCAtctcggaatcgcccggaactacTGTCCCCGTTAACACGATAATACCACTGTCCGATACGAATGTCCCGGGTACTACGGAACCGTTTACCACTACTGAAATTGCCACGTCGACGAGCGTGGCCGATGTAACTTTGACGGCACTATCCTCCACGGAACCGGTAGACACGAGCACGAATGTAGCGTCACTACCCATTACCGAAAGGCTAAATATGAATGTACCTATGCTCGCTTCTCAAAATCTGCAAACGGCAAATGATACAACATTACCATCTTCAATCACCGTAACGCCGGAAGCGACGACTATGCCCACAATGAACGACAAGTCCGAGAGCATCGAGAATACCGTGCAACCTGAAAAAACAACAATGATAACGACTGACGCAGTCGAGGATATAGAAACGAATACCGTACAACAATCCGACGCAACGGTTCCGTCTCAAACGACGGAAATCACGAGCACCATCGAGCCAACTACGACAGAAGAAATTTCGAACGACATAATCGAGGTCCGTGGGACGGTGACACCCGTCTTCACATCTACGTACCGCACGCGGCTAATTAATTATGCGCAAAACATTCTATCGAGTTTATCAGAAGAGGGTTTCTCCACGGTTAGAACGCCGGTCCAAAGGCCAACCGCCACGACAACCGTCTTTCCCGAGCTGTCTAACGCTATACCGGATTCGTCGCCAACGAATACGGAGAGTCCAACGCAACCGGAAGAAACGACTACCGTGTGGGAAGCTGGATTGGGAAACGTCGAATCGACGGTGCCACCAGATGTAGAATTGATACCGATAAACGGACCAGAAGTGACTACTCGTAACACAACAGGTTTGGACGCTGCTCCTCAGTCTAACGGCCAAGAGACAAACGCACGGAATACATTGGACTCAAGTACAACGAGACAGACATTATTGAACGTCGTAGATAATGAGCTCAACGTAACATCAGATCCTgaaccgacgacgacgatgacgactcAGAGTACTCGAGCTCTACCGACAGACGAAGAAGTTACCATCACCACCACGCCAACACCGATCTCGCGACTCGTCGATTCCGTTATGGAGAATGATTCTCGGTCGTCTAACGATACATTACTCACTGAGTTAATGACTATCGCTAAGACTCTCTTCACGGAAGTGATGAACGACACGCGGCCTGATGGCACGGTAGGAAACGATAATAAAAATCGATCCGTGTCGATCTCGACTGGCACGTTGGAAGCTACCACTACACCTTCCGAATTTTCGAAACCTTTGGAAAACGTTACCGAATTTATAGATGTCACAACATCCGTTGTTGATTTATCCGAGAACGAAAGAGAGGACAATTCTACCCGCGGCCCCATTGTAGACTCGAAAATTTCGTTAATGGAATCAAATACGCGACCTGCCGACATTGAT GATACAATGGCAACAACAACCGCCCAAGGGACGGCTGGTTCAAGAATCATCCAACCCGAACAAACGACCGAAACCATCATCACTACCACCATCACCATTCCTACCATCACAGCATCTTCAACCGCACCAACAACCAATTCCAATACATCCCCCGCACCCTCTACTGACGCGACAACTATCCCGTCCTCATCAGTCGAACCGACGGTAGCGACCATGACAACCATGACGACGACGATATCGACAACGACCTTCCCAACGACGTCCAAAGAGTCCGAGCTCGCCACTACTGTCGGACCGATGTCCGAAATGACTGCTACGACTATCGACATAAACGAGAACCTCGTCTCTACCGAGACAACGACCGACACCTCGACTACGCGAGGCACAACGGTCGCCTCTACTGAAGTGGATGATTTGAACGCGACATCGAACAATGGGGAAGCGGTGacgacaacaacaacaacaacaaccaGTGCCACCCCGTCTACAAACATGTCGACTACCATACCCACAACAACTACGTCAACTACTGCACGGATCACTGTGCTAAATCGAGTATTACCATCTCCAGCGTTCACGCCTTTCGATGTTTCGAACACGGGGACACCTTATTTGGGACGTTTCGGTGGTAACCAGATAATGCCAGACCAGAAACTCAACCCCACCAAGGCACCCATCCGTGATTACTTGATTTATGGTATATATCCCAACAAAACCATCGTGAGGAAACGTCCAGAGGACAATCTAATTGATGGCAGGAACGTCAACAGCCCGTATGTGATATTTGGCATCTATCCGGACGGCAGACTAGTCCGGAAGTTTCCCAACGGGACGATAATACCAGATTCACCCAGGAATCCGGTCGAGGTTGTGTTCACACTTAGAACTTCCACTACTACTAACCGACCAGCACCCAGGCCATATTACTATAACCAGGCTAACCAAGCGGGCATTTATAACAACCAGTATCAAGCCCCGGTGTACTATAATAACGGTAGACCCCTGGACGAGCTGACGGGAGGTGCCCAGAGCCCCGGACCCCTTGATTTTGGACTTATTGGTAATGCGATCGGCGTTACTCCTGGAGGCCCCAATTTCGCGGGACCACTTGGTCCCCCTGCTAGCGTCTCGAACGCAAACAAAATG agcgatattttattaaatacccAAATGGGTACGTTGCCGAATGCACCGTTCGGTAATCTGCAAACACCAAGTAACGGTCAAGTAGGACCAATCGGCCCTTCTATCATACAGGACTACGAACGAAACGAAGGTTCTCGTACAAGAGTGACGTCTGACCAACGCAGCTCTGTATATATTGGACAG gataaatttattaattatcagaTTGACGGTGCACCTGTTGTTAATCCAAAAGTCGTTGATGTAAGAATAAATTCAGTGGCT aCCTCTATGAACGAAGGTACGGCGTCGTCCACGGCGTCGAATCCGTCCTTTGCAAATTTGCTGAACAATCAATCGGGTGGTGGTGTAATAACAGCACCTCCCGGTTTTCCTTGGAGAGACCCCCTTGATCAAATATTCGGTATCACCACCAATTCACCTATACAAACAGCATCTGTGGCATCAAATCAACTA gACGACTCGACCGGAAGTAACATCCCAATTATGTCGCGTCCCGTAAATTCCTTGGTGGAAATTTTCACGCCAGTCGTAAATAGTGCAACCCCAACATCTACTACAACTACAGCTACTACCACACCTACTACTACTGCTAGTACCACCACtcctactactactactactgctaGTACCACTACccctactactactactactactgctaGTACCACCACTCCTACTACTACTGCTAGTACCACCACCCCTACTACTACTGCTAGTACTACCACTCCTATTACTACTAGTAGTACCACTACTCCTGCTACTACTAGTACTACTACTAGCACTACTACTACACCGGCACCAACAACTACATCATCGACTACTACTGCTGCTACTACCACTACTACAACCACCACGACGACAACTACCACAACAACCACTACTACTTCGACAACAACCCCCGCAACGACACGTCAAACAACAATAACAG CAACAAGTCCAAGAACAGTCCCATCATCTACCGCATCGACAATATCTGCAAACAACGTATTAAGTAGATTACAAGCTTCGAATACGATGGAGAATCCTTTTGGTACTACGTTTGGAGATTTGGCTTTCCTAAATTCATTg TTACAGAATAACGATGTAAAGACGACCACCACAACAAAAACGCTAAGTGAAGTGGAGCAATTATTAGCAAACagg attttgtcGCTTGCACTGGCTAATCCTGGACCGACACGGTCGCCAAAAGCAATTCAAACCGCGAGTGCGAATGTGAACGCAATCAAAAATCATCCGTCATCCGGGCCGATAATAATTGACTTGTTACCACTCACGTCACCATCAAGCATTATCAGCAGCACATCACCTACGAAAAGATACTCTGAAACAATTGCTAGCACCACGCCGGTAACTAGGGCACCAGTCGTTATCACAGCCAAGCCTAAAACTACTGCAAAACCAAAACCCAAAGCCACTACTCCTCGACCGATCATAGGATTTGGCCAAGGTTTATGGCGAACGTTGCTCAATAACTTTTTCGAAGCGACCACTGCGGCAAGCGCTACGAAAACCCCAAAAACTCCGAGACAGAAACCAGCGGTTAAGACAACGACTCAAAAGAATCATATAATATCCACTATCAAATCGCCAACAACGCCGAGAAACATAGATATTTCGGATATCCACGTGGCCTCGAGCACATCGCTTGCGGACGCTATCATTTCCGCATCAACGCCAAGTACGATTTCAACCACACTTTTAAATAATCCGAATCCTAGAGTGAGAGACGTCTCTACGTCCACGTACTCGCCTGAGGACGACGCGAAATTCTTGGCTGCGCTTCTACAAGCCGTACAAACGG aAACGAAACCAAGTACTACGACGAATACAGCACGATTAAGTGATGATGATGAAGCCTTCTTGAGAGCGATTTTAAGTAATCAGGCTACCATATCTACTACCACACCATCATCTGCTGAAGTGAATCCTGCTGCTTTGTTAGCTTTACTCTTAAAGCAGCAAGGTATAGAACCTACGACACCAGCTACGAATCTTAGGGAACAATTACAATTATCC AGTCTAGGTTTGGTTACTCCAGAAACAACCTCGACAACCACTAATAGACCAGTTAGCACGGCGCGGCAAGTAGTAAGGCCGAGACCAACTGCGAGACCACCGCCACTAGAGACTACGACATGGTCTCCAAGTTCCACATACCCGCCTCCTCTTTTTGGAGGAAGTGGGTCTTCGGCGAATAGCGGGCTGGCTACCGCTACTAGAGCCATAGGCAGATTCCTTGGCGCTGCCATTTCG GGTGCAGCCCAACAGTTACAATCTTTTCTAAGAAATAGTACCAGAAGCGGAGCCGGCTAA